A stretch of DNA from Perognathus longimembris pacificus isolate PPM17 unplaced genomic scaffold, ASM2315922v1 HiC_scaffold_5241, whole genome shotgun sequence:
AGACATGCCTTCTCCTGTTCCTTTACCAAATGGGACAAGCTCCGGGCAAGAGTTCTCAGACTTTCTTAACGTGAGGAaatgggccgggggtggggggggtggggggagtgtgttctgggggggtggggggctggggggaatgTGTTCTCCAGGGAAAAGCTTGGAGAAAGGCTTGGAGAACGTGCAGTCACACCACAGCCCTGTCGCTGTGCAAAGGGAAGCAAAGCTGGGCAGTTAAACTTTTCTCTCTGTTTAGGCCCGGTGCCCAGCAAGTTTCCAACTATTCGGATAGTGCATCACTGTGTTTTTATAGCTCCTGTAAATGAAATCGATACCGCGAGGGCCGGCTCTGCGGGGAGGAGGGAGCTCAGCGTGGGCGAGGGCCGGCcctgcggggaggagggaggggctgagCCCGGCGCGCCTCCCGTCCCCGCAGGATCGGCTTGGCCATCGCGCGGCGTCTGGCGCAGGACGGGGCCCACGTGGTGGTCAGCAGCCGGAAGCAGCAGCACGTGGACCGCGCCGTGGCCTCGCTGCGGGCCGAGGGGCTGAGCGTGGCGGGCACCGTGTGCCACGTGGGGAAGGCCGAGGACCGGGCGCGCCTGGTGGCCACGGTGAGCGCccggggtgggcgtggggggaCGGCGGGGCAGTCCgggtgggagggagggcgtgggggggggatCGGCCGCCCCAGCGGCCCGGGGGCACGCAGACGCGTCCAGACCTCCCGCCCCAGGAGCCTGGCGAAGCCCGAGCCCCACGGCGGCCTGCGGGGAGGGCCGGCTGCAGAGGCCCAGCCTTGCCGTCTCCAGGCTGCGGAAGGTGCCGGCAGCACGGGCCTGGGCCCGCaggcggcggggtgggggcctCTGAGGGGGATCTCGCCCTCGATGACACCCCGAAAGAGGGGAGCGCACAGCGGGTCTGGAAGGTGCACCCGACGGGCAGGTGCTGCGGCAGGGCACGGGTTCTTGTCCGCCCCGAGCCGGGGACAGCAGAGAAGGACCGGAGCAGAAGTGGAGGAAGTGGGTGACCCGAGGCGTGGATCCGTGCGgctcgggggccgggccggggtgtcCCCGGCACAGAGGCTTCGGGGAGGGGAGACGCGAGTGTTTTGATCCGGTGCTGCTCAGGGGCGGCCCTGGGCCCGCCGGCCGGGAGTTATTTCTGTCGGCTCCGGACGGCACCCTTCACCCGggtcctcctcccttcccttcccttcgcAGGCCCTGGAGCACTCGGGGGGCGTCGACTTCCTGGTGTGCGTGGCAGGGGTGAACCCCTTGGTGGGGAGCACTCTGGGATCCAGCGAGCAGATCTGGGACAAAGGTGAGGCTTGGGCCTTTTTTATTGCTATGATCGTCATCTTTAAGGACTTGTGCGAAGCGGTTGTCTTCAACGAAACGATTTCTGAATACAATGCGTCTTGCTCAGTGCCCCCCCTTTCAACATGCGCACCCcgcctccccacctctccccaacGCCACtcttaagttttttgtttgtttgtttttccagtcctggggcttgaactcagggcctgagcactgtccctggcttctttttgctcaaggctagcactctgccacttgagccacagcgccccttctgcctttttctgtgtctgtggtgccgaggactcgaacccagggcttcatgcatgcgaggcgagcgctctgccgctaagccacattcccagtccccttccATCTCTCTTGGGGACTGGGTCTCGCGCGTCTCacatctgctgtgtgtgtgtgcgtgcgtgcatgtgcacacgcaggCTCCCCTGTGAGTGCACACGCGGGCTCTGACGGAGGGGCTGGCCTAGGCCACACTTCCCGCGAGTTAAGTTCAGCAGGCCCTGACCGTGctcggcccccccaccccaccccacccccccccccgacgccgAAGCCCGCCCTGCGCTCGGCCCCCTCTCTCCCGCCGCTGCCACGAAGCGCGGCGGTGCGGCTGGGAGGCGAGGCTGCGGCTGCCGGCGGTGGAGACCCCTCAGCCCGGACCCACCGCGGCAGCCCGGGAGCCGGCCCAGCCGGCCGGCGCGGGGACGGCAGCCGTCTTGCCGGAGCCCGCTGGCCAGTCCCGGCCGCTGCCGCGGCAgagccctgcccccgccccccccccccccccggtcccggGCCGCCCCCTGCGCGGTGGGGCCATCCTCGTGTCCGGGGCTCTTCCTGCACGCCCAGGCCGCCCTCCCTCCGCGGTCCTCGCCTCTGGGCGCGGCTCCCACGACGGATCTCCAGGTGGCCGCGTGTCCCCGGGTCCCCCGCCGCCACTCACCCTCTGATTCCAGATCCTGGACGTGAACGTGAAGGCCCCAGCCCTGCTGCTAAGCCAGCTGCTGCCCTACATGGAGAGCAGGGGGTAGGTGCCGAGGGCAGCGAGCGGCGTCTGGGCAGTGAGGCCCGTGGGGCGGGCGGGAGAGACGGCGGGGTGGCCTCCGGGAAGGCCCTGCCTCGCCCCCTGCCTGGTGACAGTGTGGGGAAGAGGAACAGCCCCCCAGGAGGTTGCAGAGCTGGTCTTCCGCCACCCTCACCCCCTGGTCTCAGGGCGCGGCGGGGACTTCGTTCCTCTAAGGCCTCTAAGGCCGGGAGCCGGGCCTTTCTGTACCTTGTGGCCACCTGGTGGCAGGCCAGATTGGGGGGACTCCTTAGCGAGGCAGGGGGCTGTGCCACACACGGTCACATGGGCCCTTCTGCTTCTCAACTTCGGGGTGCTGTCCGAGGGAGAATACTCTATGTTTATCGGGTGGTGGTGAGCTTAGTGTCCATCGACTCAGGGCGCTGTCCTTTCCAGAGAGTTCCGAATAGTTCTCCAAACCTGTCTGCTTTTGAAGCCAGGGCCGCAAGCTTACAGAGTTCACACGTCAGGCCTAGCCACGTGCCCTAATACGCCAAACAAAGAGAAGGGAGATTTATCACCCGTCATGGGCCCTGGGAAGAGAAAGCCCTTCAACCCATCTTCCAGGGTACGGATGTCAGCGTCTGGTTTAGAGAGAAACATGATTAAGGCACCGGGAGGTTGCCATCCATAGTTTGACAGTCCCAGTTATAGGCACGGTGCTAATACCTAGTGCTCATCATTGAGTCCTGGCTTtggtgctggtgtgtgtgtgtggggggggggttctagAGAAGTCTTATTGTTGTCATCACTCAAGAGAAGTAATCTGGTCAGCGTGAGCAAGTCCTTCGTGTTCCGCGGGGGCgctgctctttttcttctttgtaaaatcTTTCATTGTACGAAGGAGGGGCCTTAGCAACGCAGCAGTTTATGAACGCAACGCATCTTGATCGGGGTCACCCCTCCAACGTGCTCGCCCCTTTGGACCCACCCTCGTCCTTACTTCCCTTGATTCTGTGGCACGCACAGTGGATTTGGGGCTAcgttctccctccttccccgttcgctccccttccccctcctgggCTCCGTCCCCCAGCGCACATTTACCCGAGAGGCGCTCTGCCCCGAGGGGCTCTGCCGTTCCTTTCCTGGGGCGCGGTTTTGAGTTTCTTCTGTACCTATCTGTCCTTGTGAAGATGCTGCCACCAATCAGTCCTGCCCTTCTGCTGTCCTAGGTGAATGCAAGGTAGCCCAGGGAGAGGTCAGATACGAAGTGGAGGCCCAGCCGGCGAGCTTTCAGTTAATTTGTGCATAGCCAGTGCTTTTTAGCCGAAACGATGTAAGCTCCCGTTCCTCTTTCTGAAGTCTGCGCTGGGAGGCACGGCTCCGTGGGTAGAGCAGATCGCCACTGAACAAAAGTGTCAGCTACCGAGTTGGAGTCCCCGGGCTtggacaacaaaacaaacaaaaaaaaaaaggaaagaaatgaagtcatCACTAACTTTGAGCCAGTTGCCTTTTCACAGGAAAGCAGGGATTCTGAAGCCCGGTGCCTGTGActtccacctgtaatcttagctagttcgaagccagctttgGTAGACAtagccaagagactcttatctttcataaagcagcaaaaagctggaggtggaggcgtggctcagggggAAAAAGCGAAGCGAGAGCGTGAGGCccgctgagttccagccccagggctggcgtgcgcacacgcgtgcacacgcacgccgcgcacacacacacaggatttcCTGGTTTGCCTGGCTTCTTATGATGATGATGAGTGGGTGCGCACAGGGGCCCCAGCTCCAATGACGAGCACAGTATGGGTCTGTCAGGGGCGCTCACCTCTCGTCTCCCGCCGTCTCCCTTGCAGGGGGAGCTCCGTGGTTCTGGTCTCCTCCGTGGTGGCGTACGTGCCTGTACCAGTGAGTATGAACCCCGCCCCCCGGGGTTGGGGGACGCCTGCTGATTTGCTTTCCTGGGAGACCCTGCAgcagcaggggtgggggcaggaccGGCTGCGGATTTCAGCTAGAATCGCATCAAGATGTCCGCCACCAGCGTTAGCGCCCAGGGCTGCCCGCCACGCGCTGTGTCCACGTTGCCGGGCCGTCTCTGAAGCCCGCTGGCCCAGggttagcggggggggggggggggcttcgtgGGGACCGCTGCGCGGGCCTCAGTTCCAGCTCCCGGGCTGCATGCTGGAAGGTGGGGTGCGGCGCCCTCCGCGCCGACTCTGGACACCGCGACGGGGCTCGTCGACACTTCCCGAGGCCCGGGGCGCCCCTCGGCCCCAGAGCGGATGCCGGGGAGTGACGCGGGGGGAAAGGGCGGGGTTCGGTGGGGGCTCGAGCGTGGGGGTCCCCTGGGTGCTGAGCTCGTGGGGGCCTCGTGGGGGGagggcccctccccgcccgccccggcacCCACTCGCCGCCCGCCTGGGCCCCGCAGGAGCTGGGCGTCTACAACACCAGCAAGACCGCCCTGCTGGGCCTGTGCAAGTCGCTGGCGGCGGAGCTGGCCCCGAGGGGCGTCCGGGTGAACAGCCTGGTGCCCGGGATCATCAACACCGACTTCAGCCAGGCGGTGAGTGCGGGGAGCagctcccgggccccgcccgcaccccagtcctgcccactgggggggggggggcgccaggcCCGGCACCCAGGGCCTCCGGGCCTCGGGGCCGCCCCTCTCCCTGAGGGGGGGggtcaccctccctccccccggagGCTCGGGCCGGCCCTCTGCCTGACAAGCGCCTGCCGTCTTCCAGAGGAAGCCGATGGCCCACGTCCTGCCGGCCGTGAAGGGGGTGTACGGATGGCAGAGGtaggtggggggcaggggctctCGGCCGGTGTGGACTcgaggggggggggtccccgggtcccggcctggagctgggagggtgggggaggaggcggaCGCGAGGCCCTGCCCCGGGCCGGCGGAACCCGGGTGCGGGCTCAGCTGGGGCTCAGCTCGGGGCTCAGCTCGGGGCTCAGCTCGGGCTCAGCTCGGGCTCAGCTCGGGCCGCTCCGCAGGACCGGGGAGCCGGAGGACTGCGCGGGGGTCGTGTCCTTCCTGTGCTCGCCGGACGCCAGCTTCATCACGGGCGAGAAACATCGTGGTGGCAGGCTACTCCCCCAAGCTATGAGGGGCGGGAGCGGGGTCCCGGTGGAAGACGGGGGGTCGGGGCGGACGGGGAAGCCCGGGGGTGCAGCGGGAAAGGGAACCGCGCGGGAGCTGTGCGCGGCCCTCCACCGGGAAGTAAATGCGTTTGGAAGCTTCTGAGCCGGGTCTCCTATTTGGCTGGTGAGAAATGAGCGTGCCCTTGACCTACAACCCTCATCCTtctctgtgtgtgcgcgcgtgcgcgtgtgtgcgcgtgtgtgtgcgtgcgtgtgtgcgtgcgcgtgtgtgtatgcccgtactgggcttgaacgcagggcctgggtgctggttcTTAGCCACTTTTGCACTCTACCGCTCGAGCCACTCGTTGTGGTTAATGGGAGCGGAGAGTCTCCTGAACGTTTCTGCAGGAGCTGACTGCGAGCCgcagtcttcagagctcagcctactAAATAGCAAGGATTCCAGGGCTCAGCTCCCAGTGCCTGGTCAGAAGCGTTCTAGTTTTGAAGTGATAAACGGAATCGGGGGTCTGGGGCGATGGTTCTCAAACATCGCTAATCTGCCAATAGTAATCTGACTTTGGGAGTTTCCACTGAAAACCGTCTCCAGATCTGCTGATGAAGTTCACTATCCATAGTAATGATCATTTGTGTGCCATCCACTGGGAATATGCATagaattttatacatattttgttaaaaactaaatgtttaaaagggaaaagaaaaagagaaaacgtTTTGAGCCTATGTCCGGTAATGACAGGGGGCACAAAGGCGCTCTGTGGGTTTGCCCACGGACTCTAATTTGCCACAAAGTTTTGATCTCTGCTGGACGGTCTCAGATCCTTTGCTAGCCCTTTATCTCATCGCAGCTTTAACAAGCTCCCAAATAAGTCAAAGATCCCAGCTGCAGCCACTCTGCACGGACTTGCCGTGGTGTCACCATAGAAACAAACCTCttaccctggggggggggggggaaggtcacCTGATGAGGAAAACTGATATGCAACACAGATTAAAGAACTGAGTAGCACACAGGTCAGCGCTGGAAGCAGGAGGGGCCTGgatgacagacagaaagaaacaggatGAAATGCTGCTCTCCGAAGGGAGAGACAATGTGTGGGGCCCTCTTGTTTGGTTCTCATATGGCACAGTAGCTGGCTGGAGGCTCCCGCTGTGGTGAGGTGTCAGAGACCCTAAAGgagtcttttgttttattttggtgtcaCAGgtcaataatgaaaataattcagAGTGTCCATGCACACACATTTtctgtacctgtgtgtgtgtgtgtgtgtgtgtgactagaaCTCAGGGGTTTTATGCTCTCACTTGAGTTTTTCCacacaaagctggtgctctaagcacttgagccacacctccatttctggcttttggttggctagttggagataagagtctcatggacttctctgcctaggctggcttcgaactgtgctctccagctctcagccttctgcgtagctaggattgcaggtgtgagaccCCAGCTCCCAGCCAACATGGTTGAGAGGCCAAAGAAGGAGCCGGGGAAAGGTACAAGGAGCTTCTCGGATTTTCCCAGGGTAGCTTCCAGAGAGCTTCGGGCCTGTGCTTTCCAGGGACTCTGGTTCAACTGCTTCCGCATATCCCACAACTCTGAGTCACGCACGCATGCTCTAGTTGAGGGAACGGTCCGTAGCCCCGAGAGCGGTGTGAACGCTTGACCTTCTACGGCCATCGTTGGCCAGATGCCCGTGTAGTCCAGTGGGGGTATAAGGAGGGCGCCCGTGCTGGACAGGCTTGTGCCAGGCCACAGGCTAGCCCTGTCAGCAGTGTGTTTGCTGCTGCTCCTGATACTGCTGGGGATGTTTCTAGATGTTTGTGAACTTCGAATAAAGCATGACTACCACGTACTTTATTCCACCTGCCCAAATCTCATTTCAGTTTGCCTGGAGCTAAGAACCTGTACACACGTAATATAATGAAAagacttacaaaagtatatgttTCCTTGCGTTACATTATTTGGGGCTGTGTTGTGTTTATTTATGAATCCTCAGAACTTATCAAAGGTGTTTGGAGTGGACGGAGACTTCTCGGGATTGGgatgtcacctctttcttcctctcaggGGCTGCTATTTCTCATCGCGGCGGCGGACGGTCGTGCCATTTAGCGTGTGAATTCAGTTGTGATGGAGTTAGAGGGTACCTGGTGGCGGTCGCTCCAGAAGCCACGTGGTCCCCGTGGGTTTTGGCTTCTTTAGCTATCCTGTCCCCACGAATAAGATTAGAAATTCAACGAGGTCACGTGTAGACATCGTCAAGAGACTGAGCTGCTTCCGCCTGTTATTTTGGAAGATCCAGCAAAAAATGACAAATGAGATTTGCCAAGCTTAGCAATGAGACTGTGCACATTGACAAGAAAAACACTAATGCCTAAGTTAATAATGggaaaatttaatgaaaaacagTGTATTCGAGGAAAAATGGCTTTCTCCTCCACCCTTCATGCTTTGAAGTGAGGTCGCCTATTACAGAAGACACACGAACATGAGTTATAAAATCAAAATATTGGAAATAATTGAAATGGCCCCAGATAAGGACAATTTTAAGTAAATTGTGTGTATCCTTCTAGTCCCTTCCTGTTCAATCACATCATCCCCCTCTTTGCTGTTTCTCCAGCAGGCCACGGTACCCCCAGCTTCAGGACAATCACAATCACTGTCCTCTCTCTTTGGAGCATGCTCCCCTTGGGTTCCTGTATGGTTTGCAACATTCCTTCACTCAGCTTCTAGGACTTTATTCAAATGCCGCCTTTTTCATGACCCATTTTAAAAACTCTGTCACTCTGCCACCCTCCTGTCCTTGGTGTCATTTCCTCCCCAAGTCTTCCCGCCACGAAGCCCTCTCTGCAGGATGTGGTTTACAAGTCAATCTGTCCACTGAGATCCTCATGGTCTAGCAGCCTTgaaaaaggttttaaaatttaaattccaaTTAAACGCCACATTTCATTGCACTGCCAGTTACTGGGTGCTTCTAAAAATACTACAGACAAGAAGGACCTTTGAGTCAAATCAAGATTTCAAAGACCCCCATTGCGCAGCTGGCTGGGTGAAGAGCTGTCTTTCCTTACGAGAGTGAGCTTGCTCATTACCCTTTCTAGTTCAGCTTAGCTGTCTCAGGACCATGAGATGGTTGGAGCTGGGCCTTCAGAAAATTTGTTGAAAAAATTGTCAGGATATTGGAAGATAATGATTATTTCTTGTGGCCTTTAGTAAgatctagaaagaaagaaagtccaggtgctgctggtggctcacgcctataatcctagttactcaggaggctgagatgtgaggatcacagtttgaagacagcctgggaaggaaaatccatgagactctcatgtccaataaaccaccaaaaagtctgaagtggagctgtggctcaagcggtagagcaccagctttgagcaaaaaaaaaataaaaaatgaagagaaagtgcctagtactggcacagagaggaaggaggaaggaggaagggagggagggaggggggaagcaagggagggagggagtgggggagggagggaaagatggtgAGCTGACCTGgatgaacagaaagaaaacaatacttAGAGCGACCCCTCTGCCGGGGGACAGATCGCTGAGGTTCCCTTCATCGTGCTCCTTGTAGAATTGCCAAACCAAATTTGTATCTGTTGTGTTCTAAAACTAGCGTAAGAGGTAAGGAGGTGGAAAGCACCCCAGGGAGATAAGACGGGGACACCTGAGAGGCCAGGGAAACGGCTGCGCCCCCGCGGTCCTGTGGCGGAGCTCCTTCCCGGAACGGCCGGGCTGGGACTCGGCCCCCCCCGCTGGCCGGGCCTGTCCAGGGCTTGGCTGCAGACCGGCTGCAGGTGCCACGGTTCTGCTTCATCCACGGTGTCCGTGGAGGTTCCTTGCTTTTACCTgtagtgggttttttgtttgttcagaaGGAACGCATTAAACTAGGCCTATTGCGAAGGCCAGTATTCTAAGGCTTTCACCAAGAGATGAAAAggcacttgaactatacctccatttttggtttttgggtggttaattggggatgagtctcatggatttctctgcctgggctggctttgaaccactgtcctcagatctcagcctcccgaataacgaggattacaggtttgaaccactaGCGCCCAATCAAAAAAAGTATTCAAGCCTACTGTGATGTTGTGGGATTATCGGTGAAACTTGAAGCCTAGACAAAATGAGAACTCAGCCTCTCTTAAATTGTGCAATGGGTAGAGTGCTAAAGCAGAACTATTGATGCTGGAGCCGGGGAGTGGAGGGAGCTGGCGGCTAAATACCACGGTGTGGGTATTGATGAGCAATCACCCCTGGACTCGGAACGGGAACAGAATAGCTTGTGCCGTCCAGCTGCCCCGGCAGCCCGCAGAGAAGAATGACCCCGGTCTGACCAtccacagcccccagccccctcccaagTGTGGGAGGAGCTGAAGAAGCTAGGAAAACCCAGTTTTCCAGAGCTGACTCCCCCCGTAATCAAGAGAGCTGCCTCACATGAGGTGGGAATCATTTTTGGCACAATGAATAGAGTCAGAATTTTCTTCTAGTCGTGTGcaggtggctcagcctgtaaccctagctactcaggaggctccggAGCTGTCTGAAGCCATGCTAGGCAGGAGAGTTTGcgagactattacctccaatgaactatcagaaaaccagaagtggagctgtgactcaagtggaagagtgctaaccttgagcaaaaaaaaaaccgaaGGAGCAGCatccaggagctgagttcaaatcctgtaatgcccagatttcaaggcccccaaagacaaccatcagagtccacagtcaaagccaaaccgcaggGTCGTTTTATTGCGAGTTCAaacccggtccccccccccccgccccccgcccccccgccccgcacttgttgccagtgacgctgagaggccccgggcacaattccagcacagcttttatagacgggtacagggaagatgaggaagacccccggttacaagtacacgattggctgacatttgccctagtttaccggtcgcctcaggattggcctgggtcttcccgccGAAGCACGGGCCAGACGGCCTGAACCCTGGGGTACAGAttcgggtgggcctccaggagtggtcacataGCCACATGCCTGGAGCCAGACGGTTCCTACCTCCTGTGCCCAGGtccgggccggggtctgagaccGGGCACTT
This window harbors:
- the LOC125345057 gene encoding LOW QUALITY PROTEIN: dehydrogenase/reductase SDR family member 2, mitochondrial-like (The sequence of the model RefSeq protein was modified relative to this genomic sequence to represent the inferred CDS: deleted 1 base in 1 codon), coding for RRASRPRRIGLAIARRLAQDGAHVVVSSRKQQHVDRAVASLRAEGLSVAGTVCHVGKAEDRARLVATALEHSGGVDFLVCVAGVNPLVGSTLGSSEQIWDKGEILDVNVKAPALLLSQLLPYMESRGGSSVVLVSSVVAYVPVPELGVYNTSKTALLGLCKSLAAELAPRGVRVNSLVPGIINTDFSQARKPMAHVLPAVKGVYGWQRTGEPEDCAGVVSFLCSPDASFITGENIVVAGYSPKL